One part of the Vicia villosa cultivar HV-30 ecotype Madison, WI linkage group LG6, Vvil1.0, whole genome shotgun sequence genome encodes these proteins:
- the LOC131612790 gene encoding uncharacterized protein LOC131612790, which translates to MNLKYLLMMLSVEFLGPNSERVRSMGMGAAPTNTVRNNRVRLSNLSNSSTSVTALSSNFWPKKYMNLESQVQNNMTTFKAYAMMKEGKILDQVADILSFSNSSNIPSEPNLPLIARGSCGGRNI; encoded by the exons ATGAATCTCAAATATCTCCTAATGATGTTGTCGGTAGAGTTCTTGGGCCCGAATTCTGAAAGAGTGAGAAGTATGGGTATGGGTGCAGCTCCTACTAATACAGTTAGAAATAATAGAGTTAGACTTTCAAATTTGAGTAATTCTTCAACAAGTGTTACTGCATTATCATCTAACTTTTGGCCAAAGAAGTACATGAACTTGGAATCTCAAGTTCAAAATAACATGACAACATTTAAAGCATATGCTATGATGAAAGAAGGAAAGATTCTTGATCAAGTGGCTGACATTTTGAGTTTCTCAAAT tcaAGTAATATTCCAAGTGAGCCTAATTTGCCGTTGATTGCAAGAGGATCTTGTGGTGGTAGAAACATTTGA